The proteins below come from a single Balaenoptera musculus isolate JJ_BM4_2016_0621 chromosome 1, mBalMus1.pri.v3, whole genome shotgun sequence genomic window:
- the ZMYM1 gene encoding zinc finger MYM-type protein 1 isoform X5 encodes MTTGIQLSLASSGMNKMLPSVSTTAIQVSCSGCKKILQKGQTAYQRKGSTQLFCSTPCITEYISSLNSPALPKRTCSNCSKDILNLKDVISIQLEDTTTSKTFCSQSCLSSYEEKRKPFDTICTNSIPAKCSMCQKTTVKPAKTLTSVLCKSLKPSDEMIETTNDSGKTELFCSVHCFSAYSKAKMESSTVNVSMVHDASTDLLSPKKDTTPVISNIVSLADTHEALPVMNSDELQGTVSSVTANVVEDISKTSPSESSNGVANSNVEQPSLSPSSSVLSQHTTGSSIEVQKDHVSNQDATNSMKSMKISDGLRHPKFTSKVQKVKGKSRSIKKSWCSNFQQLENSIKKDVIFCYSCQLFCQKKFSYGGESFAAQGISNWKKTLEKFRKHEKSEMHSKSLQFWREYQFCDEAVNDSLSNHSKQIEGNKKYLKLIIENILFLGKQCLLLRGNDQSVSSVNKGNFLELLEIRAKDKGEEIFRLTNSQVDFYNSTQIQNDIIEIIKTEMLQDIVNEINVSSAFSIICEETTDSATKGQFSICVRYPQKTSKAILIKERFLGFIDVEEMTGTNLHRSIKTYLQQIGVDLDKIRGQAYDSTSNWRGNFNKIAAEFKKEEPRALYLHCYAHFLDLAVIRFCKEVKELRSALNTLSSLFSTIHGEMSVNFQNIYKLSQNKTCKKHTSQSCWTVHDRTLLSVIEGLPEVIETLEVLSSHSSNTSLADELSDLLALVSKFEFIFCLKFLYRVLSVTGILSKELQSETIDIFSLSSKIEAILECLSSERNDIYFKTIWDGAEEVCQKITCKGFEVERPSFQKRRKIQKTIDPSNSDSMFFPTSTEEQYKINIYYQGLDTILQNLKLCFSEFDYCKMKQISELLLKWNEPLNEATAKDVQEFYKLDADIIPELRFYRQYAKLNFVLDYDCISFSNLGHLFIQHGLHNNIPCISMLLYIALSWPVTSASVENSFSTLSRLKTYLCHTRGQEKLSGLALMAVEQELVNKLMEPERLSGTVEKFILQVKEI; translated from the exons ATGACTACAGGCATTCAGCTTTCTCTGGCATCATCTGGCATGAATAAGATGCTTCCCTCAGTTTCAACCACAGCTATTCAGGTTTCCTGTTCTGGCtgtaaaaaaattcttcaaaagggGCAAACTGCTTATCAGAGGAAAGGGTCTACTCAGCTTTTCTGCTCCACACCGTGCATCACTGAATACATTTCATCTCTCAATTCACCAGCTCTTCCGAAGAGAACTTGTTCAAACTGCtcaaa agacaTTTTAAATCTAAAGGATGTGATCAGTATCCAGCTGGAAGATACTACCACTAGCAAAACTTTTTGCAGCCAATCTTGTCTTTCAtcatatgaagaaaaaagaaaaccatttgaTACCATATGTACTAATAGCATTCCAGCCAagtgcagcatgtgtcagaagaCTACTGTT AAACCAGCCAAAACACTTACATCTGTTCTTTGCAAATCATTGAAACCCTCAGACGAAATGATTGAGACTACCAATGACTCGGGGAAGACAGAGCTTTTCTGCTCTGTTCATTGTTTCTCTGCTTACAGTAAAGCTAAGATGGAATCTTCTACAG TAAATGTTTCCATGGTGCATGATGCTTCAACAGATCTCCTTTCTCCGAAGAAAGATACAACTCCAGTTATAAGCAATATAGTGTCATTGGCAGATACTCATGAAGCCCTGCCCGTCATGAACTCTGATGAATTACAAG GTACAGTTTCTTCAGTAACAGCAAATGTCGTTGAGGAT ATTTCTAAGACTTCACCCAGTGAATCAAGTAATGGTGTTGCTAATAGTAATGTGGAACAGCCGAGCCTTTCACCATCTTCATCAGTACTCAGTCAGCATACAACTGGCTCCAGTATAGAAGTACAAAAAGATCATGTGTCAAACCAAGACGCTACAAACAGTATGAAATCCATGAAAATAAGCGATGGACTACGTCACCCAAAATTTACATCCAAAGTACAAAAAGTTAAAGGTAAATCACGAAGTATTAAAAAATCTTGGTGTTCAAATTTTCAGCAATTAGAAAACAGTATTAAAAAGGATGTGATATTCTGTTATTCGTGTCAGTTGTTCTGCCAAAAAAAATTTAGCTATGGAGGAGAGTCATTTGCAGCCCAAGGGATTTCCAATTGGAAAAAAACTCTGGAAAAATTCAGAAAGCATGAAAAAAGTGAAATGCATTCAAAGTCATTGCAGTTTTGGAGGGAATACCAGTTTTGTGATGAAGCCGTTAATGACAGTTTATCTAATCATTCAAAACAGATTGAGGGAAATAAAAAGTACCTAAAGcttataattgaaaatattttatttcttggaaaGCAGTGTTTACTCTTAAGAGGAAATGACCAGTCTgtttcatctgtgaataaaggcaATTTTTTAGAATTGTTAGAAATCCGAGCaaaagataaaggagaagaaatatttcGACTTACGAATTCACAAGTTGACTTCTACAATAGTACACAAATTCAAAATgatattattgaaataataaagaCTGAAATGTTACAAGATATTGTAAATGAGATCAATGTCTCCTCAGCTTTTTCAATAATATGTGAAGAAACAACTGATAGTGCCACTAAAGGACAATTCTCAATTTGTGTAAGatacccacagaaaacatcaaaggctatattaattaaagaaagatTTTTGGGTTTCATAGATGTTGAAGAGATGACTGGGACCAACTTACACAGGAGTATTAAAACTTACCTGCAGCAAATTGGAGTTGATTTGGATAAAATACGAGGCCAGGCCTATGATAGCACCAGTAATTGGAggggaaattttaataaaattgcaGCAGAATTCAAGAAGGAAGAGCCAAGAGCTTTATACCTGCATTGTTACGCACATTTTTTGGATTTAGCAGTGATTAGGTTTTGCAAAGAAGTAAAAGAGCTCCGAAGTGCTCTAAATACTCTCAGTTCTTTGTTCAGCACTATTCATGGGGAAATGTCTgtaaattttcaaaacatttataaGCTAAGTCAAAATAAAACATGCAAGAAACATACATCACAATCATGTTGGACAGTCCATGATCGTACGTTACTATCTGTGATTGAGGGTCTTCCAGAGGTTATTGAAACACTGGAAGTTCTATCAAGCCATTCTTCAAACACAAGTTTAGCTGATGAATTGAGTGATTTGTTGGCATTGGTTTCCAAATTTGAGTTTATCTTTTGTTTGAAATTCCTTTATCGAGTACTAAGTGTTACAGGAATTCTTTCCAAAGAGCTTCAAAGTGAAACCATagacattttttctttgtcttcaaaaaTAGAAGCAATTTTGGAATGTTTATCATCTGaaagaaatgatatttatttcaaaactatCTGGGATGGAGCAGAGGAAGTATGTCAAAAAATAACCTGTAAAGGTTTTGAAGTTGAAAGGCCTtcatttcagaaaagaagaaaaattcagaaaacaatagATCCTAGCAATTCAGACAGTATGTTTTTTCCTACCTCAACAGaagaacaatataaaattaatatttattaccaAGGCTTGGATACtatattacaaaatttaaaattgtgtttttcagAGTTTGATTATTGTAAAATGAAGCAGATTTCAGAACTGTTACTTAAATGGAATGAACCGTTAAATGAAGCAACAGCTAAAGATGTCCAAGAATTTTATAAACTTGATGCAGACATCATCCCAGAACTTAGATTTTATCGGCAATATGCAAAGCTCAACTTTGTCCTAGATTATGATTGCATCAGCTTCAGCAATCTTGGCCATTTGTTTATTCAGCATGGTCTTCACAATAATATTCCTTGCATATCAATGCTATTATATATTGCTTTGTCTTGGCCAGTTACTTCAGCAAGTgttgaaaattcattttctacaCTGTCTCGTCTTAAAACATATTTGTGTCATACCAGGGGACAAGAAAAGCTTAGTGGCTTAGCCCTAATGGCTGTTGAGCAGGAATTGGTAAATAAACTGATGGAACCTGAAAGACTCAGTGGAACTGTGGAAAAGTTTATCCTACAGGTGAAAGAAATATAA
- the ZMYM1 gene encoding zinc finger MYM-type protein 1 isoform X2: protein MTTGIQLSLASSGMNKMLPSVSTTAIQVSCSGCKKILQKGQTAYQRKGSTQLFCSTPCITEYISSLNSPALPKRTCSNCSKDILNLKDVISIQLEDTTTSKTFCSQSCLSSYEEKRKPFDTICTNSIPAKCSMCQKTTVIQYEVKYQNMKRSLCSNACFSKFHSANNLIMNCCENCGAYCSTSSSLFHILHMEAQSHYFNSSKSITAHKQKPAKTLTSVLCKSLKPSDEMIETTNDSGKTELFCSVHCFSAYSKAKMESSTVNVSMVHDASTDLLSPKKDTTPVISNIVSLADTHEALPVMNSDELQGTVSSVTANVVEDISKTSPSESSNGVANSNVEQPSLSPSSSVLSQHTTGSSIEVQKDHVSNQDATNSMKSMKISDGLRHPKFTSKVQKVKGKSRSIKKSWCSNFQQLENSIKKDVIFCYSCQLFCQKKFSYGGESFAAQGISNWKKTLEKFRKHEKSEMHSKSLQFWREYQFCDEAVNDSLSNHSKQIEGNKKYLKLIIENILFLGKQCLLLRGNDQSVSSVNKGNFLELLEIRAKDKGEEIFRLTNSQVDFYNSTQIQNDIIEIIKTEMLQDIVNEINVSSAFSIICEETTDSATKGQFSICVRYPQKTSKAILIKERFLGFIDVEEMTGTNLHRSIKTYLQQIGVDLDKIRGQAYDSTSNWRGNFNKIAAEFKKEEPRALYLHCYAHFLDLAVIRFCKEVKELRSALNTLSSLFSTIHGEMSVNFQNIYKLSQNKTCKKHTSQSCWTVHDRTLLSVIEGLPEVIETLEVLSSHSSNTSLADELSDLLALVSKFEFIFCLKFLYRVLSVTGILSKELQSETIDIFSLSSKIEAILECLSSERNDIYFKTIWDGAEEVCQKITCKGFEVERPSFQKRRKIQKTIDPSNSDSMFFPTSTEEQYKINIYYQGLDTILQNLKLCFSEFDYCKMKQISELLLKWNEPLNEATAKDVQEFYKLDADIIPELRFYRQYAKLNFVLDYDCISFSNLGHLFIQHGLHNNIPCISMLLYIALSWPVTSASVENSFSTLSRLKTYLCHTRGQEKLSGLALMAVEQELVNKLMEPERLSGTVEKFILQVKEI, encoded by the exons ATGACTACAGGCATTCAGCTTTCTCTGGCATCATCTGGCATGAATAAGATGCTTCCCTCAGTTTCAACCACAGCTATTCAGGTTTCCTGTTCTGGCtgtaaaaaaattcttcaaaagggGCAAACTGCTTATCAGAGGAAAGGGTCTACTCAGCTTTTCTGCTCCACACCGTGCATCACTGAATACATTTCATCTCTCAATTCACCAGCTCTTCCGAAGAGAACTTGTTCAAACTGCtcaaa agacaTTTTAAATCTAAAGGATGTGATCAGTATCCAGCTGGAAGATACTACCACTAGCAAAACTTTTTGCAGCCAATCTTGTCTTTCAtcatatgaagaaaaaagaaaaccatttgaTACCATATGTACTAATAGCATTCCAGCCAagtgcagcatgtgtcagaagaCTACTGTT atTCAGTATGAAGTAAAATACCAGAACATGAAACGTAGTCTTTGCAGTAATGCCTGTTTTTCAAAGTTTCACTCTGCTAACAACCTCATCATGAACTGTTGTGAGAACTGTGGAGCTTACTGTTCCACTAGCTCTAGTCTGTTCCATATACTTCACATGGAAGCACAGTCTCATTACTTTAATAGTTCAAAGAGTATTACAGCACATAAGCAG AAACCAGCCAAAACACTTACATCTGTTCTTTGCAAATCATTGAAACCCTCAGACGAAATGATTGAGACTACCAATGACTCGGGGAAGACAGAGCTTTTCTGCTCTGTTCATTGTTTCTCTGCTTACAGTAAAGCTAAGATGGAATCTTCTACAG TAAATGTTTCCATGGTGCATGATGCTTCAACAGATCTCCTTTCTCCGAAGAAAGATACAACTCCAGTTATAAGCAATATAGTGTCATTGGCAGATACTCATGAAGCCCTGCCCGTCATGAACTCTGATGAATTACAAG GTACAGTTTCTTCAGTAACAGCAAATGTCGTTGAGGAT ATTTCTAAGACTTCACCCAGTGAATCAAGTAATGGTGTTGCTAATAGTAATGTGGAACAGCCGAGCCTTTCACCATCTTCATCAGTACTCAGTCAGCATACAACTGGCTCCAGTATAGAAGTACAAAAAGATCATGTGTCAAACCAAGACGCTACAAACAGTATGAAATCCATGAAAATAAGCGATGGACTACGTCACCCAAAATTTACATCCAAAGTACAAAAAGTTAAAGGTAAATCACGAAGTATTAAAAAATCTTGGTGTTCAAATTTTCAGCAATTAGAAAACAGTATTAAAAAGGATGTGATATTCTGTTATTCGTGTCAGTTGTTCTGCCAAAAAAAATTTAGCTATGGAGGAGAGTCATTTGCAGCCCAAGGGATTTCCAATTGGAAAAAAACTCTGGAAAAATTCAGAAAGCATGAAAAAAGTGAAATGCATTCAAAGTCATTGCAGTTTTGGAGGGAATACCAGTTTTGTGATGAAGCCGTTAATGACAGTTTATCTAATCATTCAAAACAGATTGAGGGAAATAAAAAGTACCTAAAGcttataattgaaaatattttatttcttggaaaGCAGTGTTTACTCTTAAGAGGAAATGACCAGTCTgtttcatctgtgaataaaggcaATTTTTTAGAATTGTTAGAAATCCGAGCaaaagataaaggagaagaaatatttcGACTTACGAATTCACAAGTTGACTTCTACAATAGTACACAAATTCAAAATgatattattgaaataataaagaCTGAAATGTTACAAGATATTGTAAATGAGATCAATGTCTCCTCAGCTTTTTCAATAATATGTGAAGAAACAACTGATAGTGCCACTAAAGGACAATTCTCAATTTGTGTAAGatacccacagaaaacatcaaaggctatattaattaaagaaagatTTTTGGGTTTCATAGATGTTGAAGAGATGACTGGGACCAACTTACACAGGAGTATTAAAACTTACCTGCAGCAAATTGGAGTTGATTTGGATAAAATACGAGGCCAGGCCTATGATAGCACCAGTAATTGGAggggaaattttaataaaattgcaGCAGAATTCAAGAAGGAAGAGCCAAGAGCTTTATACCTGCATTGTTACGCACATTTTTTGGATTTAGCAGTGATTAGGTTTTGCAAAGAAGTAAAAGAGCTCCGAAGTGCTCTAAATACTCTCAGTTCTTTGTTCAGCACTATTCATGGGGAAATGTCTgtaaattttcaaaacatttataaGCTAAGTCAAAATAAAACATGCAAGAAACATACATCACAATCATGTTGGACAGTCCATGATCGTACGTTACTATCTGTGATTGAGGGTCTTCCAGAGGTTATTGAAACACTGGAAGTTCTATCAAGCCATTCTTCAAACACAAGTTTAGCTGATGAATTGAGTGATTTGTTGGCATTGGTTTCCAAATTTGAGTTTATCTTTTGTTTGAAATTCCTTTATCGAGTACTAAGTGTTACAGGAATTCTTTCCAAAGAGCTTCAAAGTGAAACCATagacattttttctttgtcttcaaaaaTAGAAGCAATTTTGGAATGTTTATCATCTGaaagaaatgatatttatttcaaaactatCTGGGATGGAGCAGAGGAAGTATGTCAAAAAATAACCTGTAAAGGTTTTGAAGTTGAAAGGCCTtcatttcagaaaagaagaaaaattcagaaaacaatagATCCTAGCAATTCAGACAGTATGTTTTTTCCTACCTCAACAGaagaacaatataaaattaatatttattaccaAGGCTTGGATACtatattacaaaatttaaaattgtgtttttcagAGTTTGATTATTGTAAAATGAAGCAGATTTCAGAACTGTTACTTAAATGGAATGAACCGTTAAATGAAGCAACAGCTAAAGATGTCCAAGAATTTTATAAACTTGATGCAGACATCATCCCAGAACTTAGATTTTATCGGCAATATGCAAAGCTCAACTTTGTCCTAGATTATGATTGCATCAGCTTCAGCAATCTTGGCCATTTGTTTATTCAGCATGGTCTTCACAATAATATTCCTTGCATATCAATGCTATTATATATTGCTTTGTCTTGGCCAGTTACTTCAGCAAGTgttgaaaattcattttctacaCTGTCTCGTCTTAAAACATATTTGTGTCATACCAGGGGACAAGAAAAGCTTAGTGGCTTAGCCCTAATGGCTGTTGAGCAGGAATTGGTAAATAAACTGATGGAACCTGAAAGACTCAGTGGAACTGTGGAAAAGTTTATCCTACAGGTGAAAGAAATATAA
- the ZMYM1 gene encoding zinc finger MYM-type protein 1 isoform X4, which yields MLLCLEFTHYTSSAELPDRLKRLKQEGFSVDILNLKDVISIQLEDTTTSKTFCSQSCLSSYEEKRKPFDTICTNSIPAKCSMCQKTTVIQYEVKYQNMKRSLCSNACFSKFHSANNLIMNCCENCGAYCSTSSSLFHILHMEAQSHYFNSSKSITAHKQKPAKTLTSVLCKSLKPSDEMIETTNDSGKTELFCSVHCFSAYSKAKMESSTVNVSMVHDASTDLLSPKKDTTPVISNIVSLADTHEALPVMNSDELQGTVSSVTANVVEDISKTSPSESSNGVANSNVEQPSLSPSSSVLSQHTTGSSIEVQKDHVSNQDATNSMKSMKISDGLRHPKFTSKVQKVKGKSRSIKKSWCSNFQQLENSIKKDVIFCYSCQLFCQKKFSYGGESFAAQGISNWKKTLEKFRKHEKSEMHSKSLQFWREYQFCDEAVNDSLSNHSKQIEGNKKYLKLIIENILFLGKQCLLLRGNDQSVSSVNKGNFLELLEIRAKDKGEEIFRLTNSQVDFYNSTQIQNDIIEIIKTEMLQDIVNEINVSSAFSIICEETTDSATKGQFSICVRYPQKTSKAILIKERFLGFIDVEEMTGTNLHRSIKTYLQQIGVDLDKIRGQAYDSTSNWRGNFNKIAAEFKKEEPRALYLHCYAHFLDLAVIRFCKEVKELRSALNTLSSLFSTIHGEMSVNFQNIYKLSQNKTCKKHTSQSCWTVHDRTLLSVIEGLPEVIETLEVLSSHSSNTSLADELSDLLALVSKFEFIFCLKFLYRVLSVTGILSKELQSETIDIFSLSSKIEAILECLSSERNDIYFKTIWDGAEEVCQKITCKGFEVERPSFQKRRKIQKTIDPSNSDSMFFPTSTEEQYKINIYYQGLDTILQNLKLCFSEFDYCKMKQISELLLKWNEPLNEATAKDVQEFYKLDADIIPELRFYRQYAKLNFVLDYDCISFSNLGHLFIQHGLHNNIPCISMLLYIALSWPVTSASVENSFSTLSRLKTYLCHTRGQEKLSGLALMAVEQELVNKLMEPERLSGTVEKFILQVKEI from the exons ATGTTGCTGTGTTTGGAGTTTACCCATTATACATCTTCAGCGGAGCTCCCAGACAGATTGAAAAGGCTGAAGCAGGAAGGATTTAGTGT agacaTTTTAAATCTAAAGGATGTGATCAGTATCCAGCTGGAAGATACTACCACTAGCAAAACTTTTTGCAGCCAATCTTGTCTTTCAtcatatgaagaaaaaagaaaaccatttgaTACCATATGTACTAATAGCATTCCAGCCAagtgcagcatgtgtcagaagaCTACTGTT atTCAGTATGAAGTAAAATACCAGAACATGAAACGTAGTCTTTGCAGTAATGCCTGTTTTTCAAAGTTTCACTCTGCTAACAACCTCATCATGAACTGTTGTGAGAACTGTGGAGCTTACTGTTCCACTAGCTCTAGTCTGTTCCATATACTTCACATGGAAGCACAGTCTCATTACTTTAATAGTTCAAAGAGTATTACAGCACATAAGCAG AAACCAGCCAAAACACTTACATCTGTTCTTTGCAAATCATTGAAACCCTCAGACGAAATGATTGAGACTACCAATGACTCGGGGAAGACAGAGCTTTTCTGCTCTGTTCATTGTTTCTCTGCTTACAGTAAAGCTAAGATGGAATCTTCTACAG TAAATGTTTCCATGGTGCATGATGCTTCAACAGATCTCCTTTCTCCGAAGAAAGATACAACTCCAGTTATAAGCAATATAGTGTCATTGGCAGATACTCATGAAGCCCTGCCCGTCATGAACTCTGATGAATTACAAG GTACAGTTTCTTCAGTAACAGCAAATGTCGTTGAGGAT ATTTCTAAGACTTCACCCAGTGAATCAAGTAATGGTGTTGCTAATAGTAATGTGGAACAGCCGAGCCTTTCACCATCTTCATCAGTACTCAGTCAGCATACAACTGGCTCCAGTATAGAAGTACAAAAAGATCATGTGTCAAACCAAGACGCTACAAACAGTATGAAATCCATGAAAATAAGCGATGGACTACGTCACCCAAAATTTACATCCAAAGTACAAAAAGTTAAAGGTAAATCACGAAGTATTAAAAAATCTTGGTGTTCAAATTTTCAGCAATTAGAAAACAGTATTAAAAAGGATGTGATATTCTGTTATTCGTGTCAGTTGTTCTGCCAAAAAAAATTTAGCTATGGAGGAGAGTCATTTGCAGCCCAAGGGATTTCCAATTGGAAAAAAACTCTGGAAAAATTCAGAAAGCATGAAAAAAGTGAAATGCATTCAAAGTCATTGCAGTTTTGGAGGGAATACCAGTTTTGTGATGAAGCCGTTAATGACAGTTTATCTAATCATTCAAAACAGATTGAGGGAAATAAAAAGTACCTAAAGcttataattgaaaatattttatttcttggaaaGCAGTGTTTACTCTTAAGAGGAAATGACCAGTCTgtttcatctgtgaataaaggcaATTTTTTAGAATTGTTAGAAATCCGAGCaaaagataaaggagaagaaatatttcGACTTACGAATTCACAAGTTGACTTCTACAATAGTACACAAATTCAAAATgatattattgaaataataaagaCTGAAATGTTACAAGATATTGTAAATGAGATCAATGTCTCCTCAGCTTTTTCAATAATATGTGAAGAAACAACTGATAGTGCCACTAAAGGACAATTCTCAATTTGTGTAAGatacccacagaaaacatcaaaggctatattaattaaagaaagatTTTTGGGTTTCATAGATGTTGAAGAGATGACTGGGACCAACTTACACAGGAGTATTAAAACTTACCTGCAGCAAATTGGAGTTGATTTGGATAAAATACGAGGCCAGGCCTATGATAGCACCAGTAATTGGAggggaaattttaataaaattgcaGCAGAATTCAAGAAGGAAGAGCCAAGAGCTTTATACCTGCATTGTTACGCACATTTTTTGGATTTAGCAGTGATTAGGTTTTGCAAAGAAGTAAAAGAGCTCCGAAGTGCTCTAAATACTCTCAGTTCTTTGTTCAGCACTATTCATGGGGAAATGTCTgtaaattttcaaaacatttataaGCTAAGTCAAAATAAAACATGCAAGAAACATACATCACAATCATGTTGGACAGTCCATGATCGTACGTTACTATCTGTGATTGAGGGTCTTCCAGAGGTTATTGAAACACTGGAAGTTCTATCAAGCCATTCTTCAAACACAAGTTTAGCTGATGAATTGAGTGATTTGTTGGCATTGGTTTCCAAATTTGAGTTTATCTTTTGTTTGAAATTCCTTTATCGAGTACTAAGTGTTACAGGAATTCTTTCCAAAGAGCTTCAAAGTGAAACCATagacattttttctttgtcttcaaaaaTAGAAGCAATTTTGGAATGTTTATCATCTGaaagaaatgatatttatttcaaaactatCTGGGATGGAGCAGAGGAAGTATGTCAAAAAATAACCTGTAAAGGTTTTGAAGTTGAAAGGCCTtcatttcagaaaagaagaaaaattcagaaaacaatagATCCTAGCAATTCAGACAGTATGTTTTTTCCTACCTCAACAGaagaacaatataaaattaatatttattaccaAGGCTTGGATACtatattacaaaatttaaaattgtgtttttcagAGTTTGATTATTGTAAAATGAAGCAGATTTCAGAACTGTTACTTAAATGGAATGAACCGTTAAATGAAGCAACAGCTAAAGATGTCCAAGAATTTTATAAACTTGATGCAGACATCATCCCAGAACTTAGATTTTATCGGCAATATGCAAAGCTCAACTTTGTCCTAGATTATGATTGCATCAGCTTCAGCAATCTTGGCCATTTGTTTATTCAGCATGGTCTTCACAATAATATTCCTTGCATATCAATGCTATTATATATTGCTTTGTCTTGGCCAGTTACTTCAGCAAGTgttgaaaattcattttctacaCTGTCTCGTCTTAAAACATATTTGTGTCATACCAGGGGACAAGAAAAGCTTAGTGGCTTAGCCCTAATGGCTGTTGAGCAGGAATTGGTAAATAAACTGATGGAACCTGAAAGACTCAGTGGAACTGTGGAAAAGTTTATCCTACAGGTGAAAGAAATATAA